The following are from one region of the Anaeropeptidivorans aminofermentans genome:
- a CDS encoding glyceraldehyde 3-phosphate dehydrogenase NAD-binding domain-containing protein, which yields MKMEGKKVLGINGIGRIGKLTLWNNLYQKYYDGIVLNAGREIGKSLEDAISYLTSDSTYGTLDRFLFGYTGNTCEAKIISRSDCLIELCGVPVKLLKAARNPRDINWAKEGVRLVIDCTGAFLDPSLPADHPKGSLRGHLEAGAEKVIVSAPFKIKDVSHGAPEDSATFVYGVNHFSYNPLKHNIISAASCTTTGLAHMIKPLVDTKETTDIITASMTTVHASTNNQSILDVPPKAGSKDLRRSRSVFNNLIPTSTGAASTLEEIIPEMKKVGFMADSIRVPTSTVSLISLNLTFHTIFDEAGNPIITREFINDIYKKSAEGGQRGLLIFSENQNVSSDLMGCPAAVVIEGLESHTRTGFLQIDEETLRRHNLQASGNMNIPVTHAKIFGWYDNEFGCYVNCMGKLAKYINKNLI from the coding sequence ATGAAAATGGAAGGCAAAAAAGTACTGGGCATTAACGGCATCGGCAGAATCGGAAAGCTTACGCTTTGGAATAATCTGTATCAAAAATACTATGACGGCATCGTATTAAATGCCGGCAGGGAAATAGGCAAGAGTCTTGAAGATGCAATTTCCTATCTTACGTCAGATTCTACTTATGGTACCCTTGACAGGTTTTTATTCGGCTATACAGGAAATACCTGTGAAGCAAAAATAATCAGCCGTTCCGATTGCCTTATAGAATTATGCGGTGTTCCTGTTAAGCTTTTAAAAGCGGCAAGAAATCCAAGGGATATTAATTGGGCGAAAGAAGGGGTAAGGCTTGTTATTGACTGTACCGGTGCGTTTTTAGACCCTTCCCTTCCGGCAGACCACCCGAAAGGAAGCTTAAGAGGTCATCTGGAGGCAGGAGCCGAAAAGGTAATCGTCAGCGCCCCCTTTAAGATTAAAGATGTCTCTCACGGGGCCCCGGAAGACAGCGCGACTTTCGTCTACGGTGTAAATCATTTTTCATATAATCCTTTAAAACATAATATTATTTCTGCTGCAAGCTGTACCACAACAGGCCTTGCTCATATGATTAAGCCCCTTGTGGATACGAAGGAGACAACGGATATTATAACGGCCTCTATGACGACAGTTCATGCTTCGACAAATAACCAGAGCATTCTTGATGTGCCCCCAAAGGCTGGAAGCAAGGATTTAAGGCGCAGCCGTTCTGTATTTAATAATCTTATCCCAACCTCTACAGGCGCTGCAAGCACATTGGAAGAAATTATTCCTGAAATGAAAAAAGTCGGCTTCATGGCGGACTCTATTCGTGTTCCCACAAGCACAGTTTCTTTGATTTCCCTTAATCTTACTTTTCATACAATATTTGATGAAGCGGGAAACCCGATTATTACAAGAGAATTTATTAACGATATTTATAAAAAATCCGCTGAGGGAGGGCAGAGGGGCCTGCTGATTTTCAGTGAAAATCAAAACGTTTCTTCCGACTTAATGGGCTGCCCTGCGGCAGTCGTTATAGAAGGCCTTGAAAGCCATACGAGAACGGGCTTTTTACAGATTGATGAAGAAACCCTCCGCCGCCATAATCTGCAGGCAAGCGGCAATATGAATATTCCCGTAACCCATGCGAAAATATTCGGCTGGTATGACAATGAATTTGGCTGCTATGTAAACTGTATGGGAAAGCTTGCTAAATATATCAATAAAAACTTGATTTAG
- a CDS encoding coiled-coil domain-containing protein — protein sequence MKKSTDTKDYIPSWELIENASLPLLILDPVWLALFPKEKKSPEMQKYERALINLIKKQSAFMENKKALEALKKKELDNIHYYSGKIHKDNDSTAKPLMKLSRSNYLSAKSKLMEAEEKLLDIEVRIQRVNKRLLAETINKSYGLMTEARKNIEEADEKAEALRKELKETIAFRYDNEEIFNNTYHLLHRLMGSEIIDALDRENI from the coding sequence ATGAAAAAATCGACTGATACGAAAGATTATATTCCTTCATGGGAACTTATAGAAAATGCAAGTCTTCCTCTTCTGATTTTAGATCCTGTGTGGCTTGCCCTTTTCCCCAAAGAAAAAAAAAGCCCTGAAATGCAAAAATATGAAAGAGCCTTAATTAACCTTATAAAAAAGCAGTCTGCTTTTATGGAAAATAAAAAGGCCCTGGAAGCTTTAAAGAAAAAAGAGCTTGATAACATACATTATTATTCTGGAAAAATACATAAAGATAATGACAGCACAGCAAAGCCGCTGATGAAATTAAGCAGAAGCAATTATCTGTCTGCTAAAAGTAAGCTTATGGAAGCAGAAGAAAAGCTTTTGGATATAGAAGTAAGAATTCAAAGAGTAAATAAGCGCTTATTGGCGGAAACTATAAATAAAAGCTACGGACTTATGACAGAAGCAAGAAAAAACATTGAAGAAGCGGACGAAAAGGCAGAAGCCCTTAGAAAAGAGCTTAAAGAAACCATTGCCTTCCGTTACGATAACGAAGAAATATTCAACAATACCTATCATCTTCTTCATCGGTTAATGGGTTCTGAAATTATAGATGCTCTTGACAGAGAAAACATATAA
- a CDS encoding flagellar basal body-associated FliL family protein, giving the protein MKDKKNAVIVIGIFAALIIIAIISVIFFPKVFRSTSINLSKDGNRMDIPTIESYVKSEDGEEHRLRVNFSITIDGDKSYRKSDLQNYIKDAVDELKYEEISGEGGVEYIKNEVMEKLSEHIESGELSGIYISDLAVGDLIFPEKAAEKKNNVNELLEGINKGTKK; this is encoded by the coding sequence TTGAAGGATAAGAAAAATGCTGTAATTGTTATAGGGATATTTGCCGCACTAATTATTATTGCTATTATATCTGTTATATTTTTCCCTAAAGTGTTTAGATCAACTTCCATTAATCTTTCAAAAGACGGAAACCGTATGGATATACCCACCATTGAATCCTATGTGAAATCTGAAGACGGAGAAGAGCACAGGCTTCGGGTCAATTTCAGCATAACGATAGACGGGGATAAATCTTATAGAAAAAGTGATTTGCAAAATTATATCAAGGACGCCGTAGATGAGCTTAAATACGAAGAGATTTCAGGAGAAGGCGGAGTAGAGTATATAAAAAATGAGGTTATGGAGAAGCTTTCAGAACATATAGAATCAGGGGAGCTAAGCGGTATATATATAAGTGACTTGGCCGTAGGAGATCTTATTTTTCCTGAAAAGGCTGCAGAGAAGAAGAATAATGTTAACGAGCTTCTTGAAGGCATCAACAAAGGAACTAAAAAATAA
- a CDS encoding NAD(P)H-hydrate dehydratase has product MYVVGSEEMRAIEKDAIENKLIPAEILMENAAIGAIEEILKAISDTASKKVLIIAGAGNNGGDGFAAARLLFCKGIDVSIAFMGNINKLKPESLMNYHTVKRLHIPFISIEDDKSLSELKSLISSSLVVDALFGTGLSSPVRDPFYSIISLINENAPYVISLDLPSGIHADTGKAMGIAVKANETVTFGYGKKGLYAGEGKLYSGKIHIKEISLPPGNTFETFILNDKEAAKMLPERHARSNKGSHGKAFLFAGSKYMAGANILSSNALYKAGAGLILNCCPAAIAPIISNNCHEAVIHFLPDNEGCLSFQSFLAVKESIKEADIIVIGPGLSVNENTETFTENILKSSACPVIIDADGLNIISRRKELLKYIKDRGIITPHPGEMSRLSGLPINEILDDTINAAKSFAMEHEITVLLKDAATIVASPGGKTYINTSGNQSMAKAGSGDVLTGIIGGLLAQGSGLFESASLGAYIHGKSGEYASTFLSIYGVTANDLIDAIPYAINKIARTL; this is encoded by the coding sequence ATGTACGTTGTTGGCAGCGAAGAAATGAGAGCCATTGAAAAAGACGCTATAGAAAATAAATTAATCCCTGCTGAAATACTGATGGAAAACGCCGCCATAGGAGCCATTGAAGAAATACTAAAGGCTATTTCAGATACTGCTTCAAAAAAGGTACTTATTATAGCAGGAGCCGGAAATAACGGCGGTGACGGCTTTGCAGCCGCAAGGCTTTTATTCTGCAAGGGCATAGATGTTTCCATTGCTTTTATGGGAAATATCAATAAGCTGAAACCGGAATCTCTTATGAATTATCATACGGTTAAGCGCCTTCATATCCCTTTTATTTCCATAGAGGACGACAAAAGCCTTTCAGAGCTTAAAAGCCTTATTTCTTCTTCTCTCGTCGTGGATGCGCTTTTTGGCACCGGCCTTTCTTCCCCTGTAAGGGATCCTTTTTATTCAATCATAAGCCTCATAAATGAAAATGCCCCTTATGTTATTTCTCTGGATCTTCCTTCGGGTATTCATGCAGATACGGGAAAGGCCATGGGAATTGCTGTAAAAGCCAATGAAACCGTTACCTTCGGATACGGTAAAAAAGGCCTTTATGCAGGTGAAGGAAAGCTTTACAGCGGAAAAATCCATATAAAAGAAATAAGCCTTCCTCCCGGCAATACGTTTGAAACATTTATTTTAAACGATAAAGAAGCGGCAAAAATGCTCCCCGAAAGACATGCCCGCTCTAATAAAGGAAGCCATGGAAAGGCCTTTTTATTTGCAGGCTCCAAATACATGGCAGGGGCGAATATTCTCTCTTCCAATGCCCTTTATAAAGCCGGTGCAGGCCTTATACTAAACTGCTGCCCTGCCGCCATAGCCCCTATCATCTCCAATAACTGCCATGAAGCTGTTATTCATTTCCTGCCTGATAACGAGGGCTGTCTGTCCTTTCAAAGCTTCCTTGCTGTAAAGGAAAGCATAAAAGAAGCGGATATTATCGTAATAGGCCCGGGGCTTTCCGTAAATGAAAATACGGAAACTTTCACGGAAAATATTTTAAAATCCTCCGCCTGCCCTGTCATTATAGACGCCGACGGTCTTAATATCATAAGCCGCAGGAAAGAACTTTTAAAATATATCAAAGACAGAGGAATCATAACCCCCCATCCGGGGGAAATGAGCAGGCTTTCGGGCCTTCCCATAAATGAAATTCTTGACGATACAATCAATGCCGCCAAATCCTTTGCAATGGAGCATGAAATAACAGTGCTCCTAAAGGACGCTGCAACCATCGTCGCTTCTCCTGGGGGAAAAACATATATCAATACCAGCGGAAACCAGTCTATGGCAAAAGCAGGTTCGGGAGATGTTCTTACAGGGATTATCGGCGGGCTTTTAGCTCAGGGATCAGGCCTTTTTGAAAGCGCCTCTCTGGGTGCTTATATTCACGGGAAATCCGGCGAGTACGCAAGTACATTTTTAAGTATTTACGGAGTTACGGCAAATGATTTAATAGATGCTATACCGTATGCCATCAATAAGATAGCAAGAACTCTTTAG
- a CDS encoding DUF4349 domain-containing protein, with protein MKKTLFPVFLAALILISGCGSKSNSAVNIEAESQSAGGYGSSVAHDAIEAPQASAVPEEEKIPDGSLEAQDSKIIKTGNMSISVTNFDEKIDAIKSFAEENGGYIQNSNIYNRTSGGREYRSANFTLRIPAENYDLLKEYLISLGKLEDYSDQIDDVTNEYYDIESRLNTKRREETRLLELLDKADKIEDIITIEARLSEVRSDIEIYEMRMKGMDELVSYSTLYLNVKEDLSGSIQPVGDNLGSRILSGLKSSVNNTVRFFESLIVGIAYAFVPLVSIGIIIIVGLFVYKRTNKKKNQE; from the coding sequence ATGAAAAAAACTTTATTCCCTGTTTTTCTAGCTGCTTTAATTCTTATTTCAGGCTGTGGCTCAAAATCAAATTCCGCAGTCAATATAGAGGCTGAGTCCCAATCTGCAGGGGGATATGGAAGCTCAGTAGCACATGATGCCATCGAAGCACCTCAGGCTTCTGCAGTTCCGGAAGAAGAAAAAATACCCGACGGAAGCTTAGAGGCCCAAGACAGCAAAATCATTAAAACCGGAAACATGAGCATTTCCGTAACTAATTTTGATGAAAAGATAGATGCCATAAAAAGCTTTGCCGAAGAGAACGGCGGCTATATACAAAACTCAAATATTTATAACCGCACTTCCGGCGGAAGGGAATACAGAAGCGCAAACTTCACCTTAAGAATTCCTGCCGAAAATTATGATTTGCTTAAAGAGTATTTGATTTCTCTTGGAAAGCTTGAAGATTACAGCGACCAGATAGACGATGTAACAAATGAATATTACGATATAGAAAGCCGCCTTAACACAAAGCGCAGAGAAGAAACAAGGCTTCTGGAGCTTTTAGATAAGGCAGATAAAATTGAGGATATTATAACCATTGAAGCTCGTCTTTCAGAGGTTCGCTCGGATATTGAAATTTATGAAATGCGAATGAAAGGCATGGATGAACTCGTATCCTACTCTACTTTATATCTTAATGTAAAGGAAGACTTATCCGGCTCTATTCAGCCTGTAGGAGATAATCTTGGTTCAAGAATCCTTTCGGGATTAAAATCTTCTGTGAATAATACCGTAAGATTTTTTGAATCCTTAATCGTAGGCATTGCCTATGCATTCGTTCCCCTTGTTTCCATAGGAATAATTATTATAGTGGGATTATTCGTATATAAAAGGACGAATAAAAAGAAAAATCAAGAATAA
- a CDS encoding RNA polymerase sigma factor, which produces MDERETRLFYAASKGDTEAFESFIIKYEKLIYNAAYRMLPTPSDAEDIAQEVIIKVYNNLEKCKNPLAFKSWLFRIINNTCIDEIRKRSKNKTLSLDKPIEEDDGPMEINIASKEPTPEENLMRSENIKELEKAIGLMSDKYKSIVVLRDINGLSYEEIAYATKLNPGTVKSRLSRGRKNLKDILLSLREQT; this is translated from the coding sequence ATGGACGAACGTGAAACAAGGCTGTTTTACGCTGCTTCCAAAGGTGACACAGAAGCCTTTGAAAGCTTCATCATTAAATACGAAAAGTTAATATATAATGCTGCATACCGTATGCTTCCCACTCCTTCCGATGCCGAGGACATAGCCCAGGAAGTAATCATAAAGGTTTACAATAATCTTGAAAAATGCAAAAATCCACTGGCCTTTAAAAGCTGGCTCTTTCGAATAATAAATAATACCTGTATCGACGAAATACGAAAGCGAAGTAAAAATAAAACTCTTAGCCTGGATAAGCCCATAGAGGAAGACGACGGGCCCATGGAAATCAATATTGCTTCAAAGGAGCCTACCCCTGAGGAAAATCTCATGAGAAGCGAAAATATCAAAGAATTGGAAAAGGCTATCGGCCTGATGTCTGATAAATATAAATCTATCGTTGTTTTAAGAGATATTAACGGGCTAAGCTATGAAGAAATCGCCTATGCTACAAAGCTTAATCCGGGAACCGTAAAAAGCCGGCTTTCCAGAGGCCGGAAAAACCTTAAAGATATTCTTCTATCCCTCAGGGAACAAACTTAA
- the acpS gene encoding holo-ACP synthase has translation MVIGIGTDIIEIKRVEKAISSKSFLNRYYTRAEIALIQKKGPSTAAGNFAAKEALAKALGTGFFGFSPIDIEILRDEKDAPYALFHKEAKKIADSLGVQYIKISISHSKENAVAFALLGGN, from the coding sequence ATGGTTATAGGCATAGGCACGGATATTATAGAAATTAAAAGAGTGGAAAAGGCCATAAGCTCAAAAAGCTTTTTAAATAGATATTATACCAGGGCCGAAATAGCCCTTATCCAAAAAAAAGGGCCTTCTACGGCAGCAGGAAATTTTGCTGCAAAGGAAGCTTTGGCAAAAGCTCTGGGAACAGGCTTTTTCGGTTTTTCTCCTATCGATATTGAAATATTAAGAGATGAAAAGGATGCTCCCTATGCTCTTTTTCATAAGGAAGCGAAAAAAATCGCTGATAGTCTAGGGGTTCAATATATAAAAATAAGCATCTCCCATTCAAAAGAAAATGCCGTAGCCTTTGCCCTTTTAGGAGGTAATTAA
- a CDS encoding DEAD/DEAH box helicase produces MEFKIDKKDILQIASSADVYRRGVRYFEENRVKYISYEKRDTEILINTTVDGNYKSYNIKIRFDKSGVLLSHSCNCQAHEIWKGACKHVVCAMLKVYENNLNYSKAAINNSKAFNIIEGFEEKTFSEIDKRLKALAKASGEVKLIPLIKTDGKGAAFLGLSIGIDKMYVIKDITELLENIKEEKFYSYGKELSLNHTIDIFDEKSRKLIEVIAPNKEKYSGGKYIPLISSLLDHIFDIYENEIIQSDIHGFFEKTFLLKSDTPSLDINISLNSHEKKAIIYPPEFNYHFLEGEKKSYILVEGGLFSLEKSLGKALKTLLSELSGQKEGISFEDKAFFGFMKYIYPFFKGPDEESILLPELYFDMPLGDISVKIKYPSDDYENDHYKDPAKYETEKYLELWGFHKKSEEDNEYILKGDDKIYDFLSSSFSGIKENAAIFVTDDYRKKDINAGVKLSAGIRLEGELLNIFVDTGEYSFNELLNAIQAIDIKKKFFRFKNGSFIDFRNKEINTFKELSEELNLKGDKKSISLTSPKYRAMFLDGMLSEGNISLNKDSSFQNFIDKFKKSREVEFEIPEFLKNTLRQYQKTGYKWLKSLSSLGLSGILADEMGLGKTIQIIALLLSEKEDFKNPSIVVSPTSLIYNWQKEISRFAPELNAVVLSGTAKERQEIFASSEKAHVFIITYDTLKRDINHLKNIEFNYIILDEAQYIKNPLTKAAGAVKSLKSRRRFALTGTPIENSLSELWSIFDFLMPGYLHSYSKFQKLYERPIVLDNNADALKSLRNHTAPFILRRTKEQVLKDLPDKVYSILYAELTKEQKKLYTANFLKAKGEFDAYLSEESLSKNKFRVLSMLTRLRQICCHPAMFVENYIGGSGKLDITLETIKNLVDGKHRILLFSQFTSMLDIIKKGLEAMNISYYYLDGGTPSKERALLTEEFNKGGASVFLISLRAGGSGLNLTGADIIIHFDQWWNPAVMEQASDRAHRIGQKKTVHVYNIIAKDTIEEKIIELQNKKRDLTQNIIQDGETFINLMAEDELRKLFMSSDR; encoded by the coding sequence ATGGAATTTAAAATAGATAAAAAAGATATTCTTCAAATAGCCTCCTCTGCAGACGTTTACCGCAGGGGCGTACGGTATTTTGAAGAAAACAGAGTAAAATATATTTCTTATGAAAAAAGGGATACGGAAATACTTATAAATACCACTGTAGACGGAAACTACAAAAGCTATAATATTAAAATCCGCTTCGACAAGTCCGGGGTATTATTAAGCCATAGCTGTAACTGTCAGGCCCATGAAATATGGAAGGGCGCCTGCAAGCATGTTGTATGCGCCATGCTTAAGGTTTATGAAAATAATCTGAACTACAGCAAGGCCGCCATTAATAACAGCAAGGCTTTTAATATTATAGAAGGCTTTGAAGAAAAGACTTTTTCAGAAATAGATAAAAGGCTTAAAGCATTGGCCAAGGCTTCGGGAGAAGTAAAACTTATCCCCCTTATAAAAACCGATGGGAAAGGAGCCGCTTTTCTCGGCCTTTCCATAGGAATAGATAAAATGTATGTAATTAAAGATATTACGGAGCTTCTTGAAAATATCAAAGAAGAGAAATTTTATTCCTACGGAAAAGAGCTTTCTTTGAACCACACCATAGATATTTTCGACGAAAAAAGCAGAAAACTCATTGAAGTCATAGCGCCTAACAAAGAAAAATATTCCGGCGGAAAGTATATTCCTTTAATCTCAAGCTTACTGGACCATATTTTTGATATTTATGAAAATGAAATAATACAATCAGATATTCATGGCTTTTTTGAAAAAACGTTTCTGCTTAAAAGCGATACTCCAAGCCTTGACATCAATATCTCCTTAAATAGCCATGAGAAAAAAGCCATTATATACCCGCCTGAATTTAATTATCATTTCCTTGAAGGCGAGAAAAAATCTTATATTTTAGTGGAAGGGGGACTGTTCTCCCTTGAAAAAAGCCTTGGAAAAGCCTTAAAAACCCTCCTTTCAGAGCTTTCAGGTCAAAAGGAAGGGATTTCTTTTGAAGATAAGGCGTTTTTCGGCTTTATGAAATATATCTATCCCTTTTTCAAAGGCCCCGATGAAGAAAGCATTCTCTTGCCGGAGCTTTATTTTGATATGCCTTTAGGAGACATCAGCGTAAAAATAAAATATCCTTCCGATGATTATGAGAATGACCATTATAAGGACCCGGCAAAATATGAAACAGAAAAATATCTGGAACTTTGGGGATTTCATAAGAAAAGTGAAGAAGATAATGAGTATATATTAAAAGGCGACGATAAAATATATGACTTTCTTTCAAGCTCCTTTTCAGGAATAAAGGAAAACGCCGCCATATTTGTGACAGACGACTACAGGAAAAAAGACATTAACGCAGGTGTTAAGCTTTCCGCAGGAATACGCCTTGAAGGAGAGCTTCTCAATATATTTGTGGATACCGGCGAATATTCTTTTAACGAGCTTTTAAATGCCATTCAGGCAATTGATATAAAAAAGAAATTTTTCCGTTTTAAAAACGGCAGCTTTATTGATTTTAGAAATAAGGAAATCAACACCTTTAAAGAGCTTTCCGAGGAGCTTAATCTAAAAGGCGATAAAAAAAGCATATCCCTGACCTCTCCTAAATACAGGGCAATGTTTTTAGACGGAATGCTTTCCGAAGGAAATATTTCTTTAAACAAGGATTCAAGCTTTCAGAATTTTATAGACAAATTTAAAAAAAGCAGAGAAGTAGAATTTGAAATCCCTGAGTTTCTTAAAAACACACTCCGCCAATATCAGAAAACCGGCTATAAGTGGCTTAAGAGCCTCTCAAGCCTCGGTCTTTCGGGTATACTTGCAGACGAAATGGGTCTTGGAAAAACCATACAAATCATAGCCCTTTTATTAAGCGAAAAGGAAGATTTCAAAAACCCTTCTATTGTTGTAAGCCCAACCTCCCTTATTTATAACTGGCAGAAGGAAATCAGCCGCTTTGCACCGGAACTGAATGCCGTCGTATTAAGCGGCACGGCAAAAGAACGGCAGGAGATTTTTGCATCTTCTGAGAAGGCCCATGTTTTTATCATAACCTATGATACATTAAAAAGGGATATTAACCATCTTAAAAATATTGAATTTAATTATATTATATTAGACGAAGCCCAATATATAAAAAATCCCCTTACAAAGGCTGCGGGAGCCGTAAAAAGCCTTAAATCAAGGCGCCGCTTCGCCCTTACGGGAACCCCTATTGAGAATTCCCTTTCGGAGCTTTGGTCTATATTTGATTTTTTAATGCCCGGCTATCTCCATAGCTATTCGAAATTCCAGAAGCTCTATGAAAGACCCATAGTTTTGGACAATAATGCAGATGCCCTTAAAAGCCTTAGAAACCACACGGCACCCTTTATATTAAGGCGTACAAAGGAACAGGTTTTAAAGGACCTTCCCGATAAGGTTTATTCCATATTATATGCAGAACTTACGAAGGAGCAGAAAAAGCTCTATACGGCAAATTTCCTAAAGGCCAAAGGCGAATTCGACGCATATCTTTCAGAAGAATCCTTAAGCAAAAATAAATTCAGAGTATTAAGCATGCTTACAAGGCTTCGGCAGATATGCTGCCATCCTGCTATGTTTGTTGAAAATTATATAGGGGGAAGCGGCAAGCTGGATATTACCCTTGAAACCATAAAAAACCTTGTCGACGGCAAACATCGGATTTTGCTTTTCTCTCAGTTTACTTCTATGCTTGATATCATAAAAAAAGGCCTTGAGGCCATGAATATATCTTATTATTATCTTGACGGAGGAACCCCTTCGAAGGAACGGGCGCTTCTTACAGAGGAATTTAACAAAGGCGGCGCTTCAGTATTCCTTATTTCATTAAGAGCCGGCGGTTCCGGCCTTAATCTTACAGGGGCAGATATTATTATTCATTTTGACCAGTGGTGGAATCCTGCCGTTATGGAGCAGGCCTCTGACAGAGCCCACCGTATCGGCCAGAAAAAAACCGTGCATGTATATAATATTATAGCCAAGGATACCATAGAAGAAAAGATTATAGAGCTTCAAAATAAAAAAAGAGACCTTACCCAAAATATCATACAAGACGGAGAAACCTTCATTAATCTGATGGCAGAAGATGAGCTTAGAAAACTTTTTATGAGTTCGGATCGTTAA
- a CDS encoding DUF4349 domain-containing protein: MNNCHKYQELMSLYLDNMLSAKEKEEFEKHMESCEECKLELLGLKELMSELNSLPELDLPDGFHQRAMAKIKEGNTKKHAFNFSFRNFAAFAPAAASMAICFVALTWALSSFDLSGGSTKLSYYLESPASEEINEKSAAADALPELGTPAEKAPKLSSGRSEEAAAAPEEDSSSNDLEKNAPFMLAPMESAGMKIQGYALENKETYALVSNSLIKTSSINIKSEDISNAEAFVNSLPVTVESSYVNQYELHYTLRVSSLDYNYVILSLKDLGEVERINENSEDVTGRLNEDITRLNVKQEEKERLKNMFEKAETVSDMLKIEEQVINAEARAEEISASISQLSAQSERPAIYLTVYQEDDTPSYSDLSFGDKLHSAFVSSVNFTSYAFEEILIGISQVILPAIIIALVSFTGYFLFDKRRR; the protein is encoded by the coding sequence ATGAATAATTGCCATAAATACCAAGAGCTCATGTCATTATACTTGGATAATATGCTTTCGGCAAAAGAGAAGGAAGAATTTGAAAAGCATATGGAATCCTGCGAAGAATGCAAGCTTGAGCTTTTAGGGCTTAAAGAGCTTATGTCTGAATTAAACAGCCTCCCTGAGCTTGATTTACCGGACGGATTTCATCAAAGAGCAATGGCTAAAATTAAAGAAGGAAATACCAAAAAGCATGCTTTTAACTTTTCATTCAGAAACTTTGCTGCCTTTGCACCGGCGGCGGCCTCCATGGCTATATGCTTTGTGGCATTAACATGGGCCTTATCCTCGTTTGATTTATCGGGAGGAAGTACTAAGCTTTCTTATTATTTAGAGTCTCCTGCATCGGAGGAAATAAATGAGAAAAGCGCTGCAGCAGACGCCCTTCCCGAGTTAGGCACTCCTGCTGAGAAGGCGCCGAAGCTTTCTTCAGGAAGATCAGAAGAAGCCGCGGCAGCCCCCGAGGAAGACAGCAGTTCAAATGACCTTGAGAAAAACGCACCTTTCATGTTGGCCCCAATGGAAAGCGCCGGCATGAAAATACAAGGCTATGCTTTAGAAAACAAAGAAACCTATGCTCTTGTAAGTAATTCTCTTATAAAAACAAGCTCCATCAACATTAAATCAGAAGATATTTCCAATGCGGAAGCATTTGTAAATTCTCTTCCGGTAACTGTAGAAAGCTCTTATGTAAATCAATATGAACTTCATTATACCTTAAGAGTATCCTCTTTAGATTATAATTATGTCATTCTTTCCCTTAAGGACCTTGGCGAAGTGGAAAGAATAAACGAAAACAGCGAAGATGTAACAGGCCGCTTAAATGAAGACATCACCCGGCTTAATGTAAAGCAGGAGGAAAAAGAACGGCTTAAAAACATGTTTGAAAAGGCTGAAACCGTAAGCGATATGCTTAAAATAGAAGAACAGGTCATAAACGCAGAAGCGAGGGCTGAAGAAATCTCCGCAAGCATCTCCCAGCTGAGTGCCCAGTCTGAAAGGCCTGCGATTTATCTTACGGTTTATCAGGAAGACGACACCCCTTCCTACAGCGACCTCTCCTTTGGAGATAAGCTGCATTCGGCATTTGTATCTTCTGTTAACTTTACATCTTATGCATTTGAAGAAATACTTATAGGAATATCCCAAGTCATATTGCCTGCTATAATAATTGCTTTAGTTTCCTTTACCGGATACTTTCTGTTTGATAAACGGAGGCGATAA